From the Motacilla alba alba isolate MOTALB_02 chromosome Z, Motacilla_alba_V1.0_pri, whole genome shotgun sequence genome, one window contains:
- the LOC119695630 gene encoding uncharacterized protein LOC119695630 isoform X3, with amino-acid sequence MTVLGGRLWNGGRAPGTRAEFPRFARGCRLDPHRALSVSARSPKAVPAGNTCLPGAAAGLSTWKYSAEVCGWERQSAFPLPGAERRGVQTPVSRNIYMDGCIHIHTHTCVCVEASAPAPRTLKPRWGFSGVFMLFSNPERWMRGRRRKRQCFRTSSSQ; translated from the exons CCGGGCACTCGTGCTGAATTCCCTCGGTTCGCTCGGGGCTGTCGTTTGGATCCTCACAGAGCTCTCTCTGTGTCCGCCAGGTCTCCGAAGGCTGTGCCGGCAGGGAATACCTGtctgcccggggctgctgcgggGCTCTCCACGTGGAAATATTCCGCAGAAGTCTGCGGCTGGGAACGGCAGAGCgccttccctctccctggagCCGAGCGCCGCGGGGTACAGACGCCTGTATCTAGAAATATTTATATGGATGGATGCATACATATCCATACACACACATGTGTCTGTGTAGAGGCATCG GCCCCCGCCCCCCGCACCCTAAAACCTAGGTGGGGCTTTTCTGGGGTTTTCATGCTGTTCTCAAACCCGGAGAGATGGATGAGAGGGCGCAGAAGGAAACGGCAGTGCTTTAGGACATCCTCCTCCCAGTGA